A section of the Bacillus sp. HSf4 genome encodes:
- the radA gene encoding DNA repair protein RadA, whose translation MAKTKSKFICQSCGYESAKWMGKCPGCGAWNTMVEEMIKKQAANRRTAFSHSIQKVQKPSPITSIETTEEPRVQTKLREFNRVLGNGIVKGSLVLIGGDPGIGKSTLLLQVSAQLADLKENVLYISGEESVKQTKLRADRLGINSPTLHVLSETDMEYITSSIEEMNPSFVVVDSIQTVYQSDITSAPGSVSQVRECTAELMRIAKTKGIPIFIVGHVTKEGSIAGPRLLEHMVDTVLYFEGERHHTFRILRAVKNRFGSTNEMGIFEMREEGLTEVLNPSEIFLEERSAGAAGSSVVASMEGTRPVLVEIQALISPTSFGNPRRMATGIDHNRVSLLMAVLEKRVGLLLQNQDAYLKVAGGVKLDEPAIDLAVAISIASSFRDAPPQPTDCFIGEVGLTGEVRRVSRIEQRVQEAAKLGFKRMIIPSANVEGWTKPKGIEVVGVENVAEALRASLGGS comes from the coding sequence ATGGCTAAAACGAAAAGTAAATTTATTTGTCAATCATGCGGCTATGAATCAGCCAAATGGATGGGGAAGTGTCCGGGATGCGGCGCATGGAACACCATGGTCGAAGAAATGATCAAAAAGCAGGCCGCTAACAGAAGAACCGCCTTTTCACATTCCATCCAAAAGGTGCAAAAGCCATCCCCCATTACATCAATTGAAACGACGGAAGAGCCGAGGGTCCAAACGAAATTGCGCGAGTTCAACCGCGTTTTGGGAAATGGCATCGTCAAGGGATCGCTCGTGTTAATCGGCGGTGACCCAGGTATCGGAAAATCCACTTTGCTGCTGCAGGTGTCTGCCCAGCTTGCTGATTTGAAGGAAAATGTCCTGTACATATCAGGGGAAGAATCGGTCAAACAAACAAAGCTGAGAGCGGACCGCCTCGGCATCAACAGTCCAACTCTTCACGTTTTATCTGAAACCGATATGGAGTATATTACGTCTTCTATAGAAGAGATGAACCCTTCATTTGTGGTGGTAGACTCTATTCAAACCGTTTACCAAAGCGATATTACATCAGCCCCGGGCAGCGTATCCCAGGTCAGGGAATGCACCGCTGAGCTGATGAGAATTGCCAAAACAAAAGGGATTCCAATATTTATCGTCGGCCATGTCACAAAAGAGGGCTCGATTGCCGGCCCGAGACTGCTTGAGCACATGGTCGACACCGTTCTTTATTTTGAAGGAGAACGCCATCACACATTCCGGATTTTAAGAGCTGTTAAAAACAGGTTTGGATCGACAAACGAGATGGGGATTTTTGAAATGAGAGAAGAAGGCTTGACAGAGGTGCTGAATCCGTCGGAAATTTTTCTCGAAGAACGTTCGGCAGGTGCCGCCGGGTCAAGCGTTGTCGCCTCAATGGAAGGCACTAGACCGGTTCTGGTCGAAATTCAAGCGCTGATCTCACCTACCAGCTTCGGGAATCCGCGCAGAATGGCTACCGGAATCGATCATAATCGCGTCTCCCTGCTCATGGCGGTTCTCGAAAAAAGAGTGGGTCTCCTGCTGCAAAATCAAGATGCATATTTAAAAGTTGCCGGCGGAGTGAAGCTGGATGAGCCCGCGATCGACCTTGCCGTTGCAATCAGTATCGCGTCAAGCTTCAGGGATGCTCCGCCTCAACCGACAGATTGCTTTATCGGCGAGGTCGGCCTTACGGGAGAGGTCCGCAGAGTATCAAGAATTGAACAGAGGGTTCAAGAAGCCGCAAAGCTTGGTTTCAAAAGAATGATTATCCCTTCTGCCAATGTGGAAGGCTGGACCAAGCCGAAGGGAATTGAGGTCGTCGGTGTTGAAAATGTTGCTGAGGCCCTTCGAGCTTCATTAGGAGGATCATGA
- the disA gene encoding DNA integrity scanning diadenylate cyclase DisA, with amino-acid sequence MEKEKKGAKQDLSEILQFVAPGTPLREGIENVLRAKTGGLIVVGFNDKVKEVVDGGFHINSAFSPAHLYELAKMDGAIILSDSGQKILYANTQLMPEATIPSSETGMRHRTAERVAKQTGCLIIAISERRNVITLYQENMKYILKDIGFILTKANQAIQTLEKYKLILDNAISTLSALEFEELVTFGDVISVMHRYEMVLRIKNEINMYIKELGTEGHLIRLQVSELITDMEQEAALFVKDYVKEKIKDPFVLLKTLQDMSSFELLDDSILLKLLGYSASTNMEEYVFPRGYRLLHKIPRLPMPIVENVVEAFGHLKLIIEADVKELDEVEGIGAVRAQKIKKGLKRLQEKHYIDRQL; translated from the coding sequence ATGGAAAAAGAAAAAAAAGGAGCGAAACAGGATCTTTCAGAAATATTACAGTTTGTCGCCCCCGGCACGCCTCTTCGCGAAGGAATCGAAAATGTGCTTCGGGCAAAAACAGGAGGATTAATTGTTGTCGGTTTTAACGATAAAGTTAAAGAAGTGGTTGACGGAGGATTTCATATAAACTCCGCTTTTTCTCCGGCCCATTTGTATGAGCTGGCGAAAATGGACGGTGCGATTATCCTCAGCGACTCAGGACAAAAGATTTTGTACGCCAATACGCAGCTTATGCCTGAGGCGACGATACCTTCATCAGAGACGGGGATGAGGCACAGGACGGCTGAACGGGTGGCCAAACAGACAGGTTGTCTGATCATCGCCATATCTGAAAGACGGAACGTGATCACGCTTTATCAGGAAAATATGAAATATATCCTTAAGGATATCGGCTTTATTTTAACAAAAGCCAATCAGGCTATACAGACCCTTGAAAAGTATAAATTAATTTTGGACAACGCAATTTCCACTTTAAGCGCTTTGGAATTTGAAGAGCTTGTCACATTCGGAGATGTCATTTCCGTTATGCACCGCTATGAAATGGTGCTGCGAATTAAAAATGAAATCAACATGTACATTAAAGAGCTCGGAACAGAAGGGCACCTCATCAGGCTTCAAGTAAGCGAGCTGATCACAGACATGGAACAGGAAGCGGCGCTGTTCGTAAAAGACTATGTCAAAGAAAAAATTAAAGACCCGTTTGTCCTGCTCAAAACGCTCCAGGATATGTCGAGTTTTGAATTGCTGGATGATTCCATTCTGCTTAAGCTTCTCGGTTATTCGGCTTCAACGAACATGGAAGAATACGTCTTTCCGCGAGGCTACAGGCTGCTTCATAAAATCCCCCGCCTGCCAATGCCGATTGTCGAAAATGTTGTGGAAGCGTTCGGCCATTTAAAGCTTATCATTGAAGCGGATGTAAAAGAATTGGACGAAGTGGAAGGAATTGGGGCTGTTCGTGCCCAAAAGATAAAGAAAGGTTTAAAAAGGCTTCAGGAAAAACATTATATTGACAGGCAGCTGTGA
- a CDS encoding PIN/TRAM domain-containing protein, whose product MLKRIVQAFFAILGGVIGIFLIPELFVLLNVQDIPLITNPYVSACLGAIIFFLLGIWCADYVINWVKWIEDSLIKAPVSDLLFGSLGLIFGLMLAYLIVNVIPLKDIPYQPISTVIPLVLAAFLGYLGFRVGFKKKDEMLTLFSTRKKKGAAEEERTEEDKKLKILDTSVIIDGRIADICQTGFLEGVIVIPQFVLEELQHIADSSDVLKRNRGRRGLDILNRIQKELDIKVEIYEGDFEDIQEVDSKLVKLAKLTSGVVVTNDFNLNKVCELQKVAVLNINDLANAVKPVVLPGEEMKVQVIKDGKEHNQGVAYLDDGTMIVVEEGRNYIGKHIDVLVTSVLQTAAGRMIFAKPKLLEKAL is encoded by the coding sequence ATGTTAAAACGAATAGTTCAAGCGTTCTTTGCGATTTTGGGAGGCGTTATCGGTATTTTTCTCATACCGGAATTGTTTGTACTGTTAAATGTACAGGACATACCTTTAATAACAAACCCTTATGTGTCCGCTTGTTTGGGAGCTATCATCTTTTTTCTTCTGGGCATCTGGTGTGCGGATTATGTGATTAATTGGGTGAAATGGATTGAGGATTCCCTGATAAAAGCTCCTGTATCAGATTTGTTGTTTGGCTCACTAGGATTGATCTTCGGACTTATGCTCGCTTATCTTATCGTCAACGTTATTCCGTTAAAAGACATCCCGTACCAGCCGATCAGCACGGTGATTCCGCTTGTTTTAGCCGCATTCCTGGGCTACCTCGGATTTCGGGTCGGCTTTAAGAAAAAAGACGAAATGCTCACCCTTTTTTCTACAAGGAAGAAAAAAGGTGCCGCTGAAGAAGAGCGTACTGAAGAAGACAAAAAGCTGAAAATTTTAGATACAAGTGTTATTATAGATGGGAGAATTGCTGATATTTGTCAGACCGGTTTTCTGGAAGGCGTTATTGTGATTCCGCAGTTTGTACTGGAGGAGCTTCAGCACATCGCCGACTCTTCCGACGTCCTGAAACGCAACAGAGGACGGAGAGGGCTTGATATTTTGAATCGGATTCAAAAAGAATTGGATATCAAAGTTGAAATTTACGAGGGCGATTTTGAAGACATCCAGGAAGTTGACAGTAAACTGGTCAAACTTGCAAAGCTGACTTCAGGTGTAGTCGTGACGAACGATTTTAACTTGAATAAGGTGTGCGAACTGCAGAAGGTAGCTGTATTAAACATCAACGACCTTGCCAACGCCGTCAAACCAGTCGTTCTTCCTGGAGAAGAAATGAAAGTACAGGTGATTAAAGACGGAAAAGAACACAATCAAGGTGTGGCTTATTTAGACGATGGCACAATGATTGTCGTTGAAGAAGGGCGAAACTATATCGGCAAACATATCGACGTGCTTGTGACCAGTGTGCTGCAGACGGCAGCCGGCAGAATGATATTCGCCAAGCCGAAACTGCTGGAAAAGGCGCTGTAA
- the ispD gene encoding 2-C-methyl-D-erythritol 4-phosphate cytidylyltransferase, translating to MNYEVVILAAGQGKRMNAGKNKLFIEAKGIPVIIHTLQVFDNHDACKRMILVINEQEFGEFNALLKQYHFKTLIEVVPGGKERQHSVFQGIKAAGRGEMVLVHDGARPFIKQEQIEQLVNKAEQTGAAILAVPVKDTIKRVQDDKIDGTIERSSLWAAQTPQAFRLSILMNAHLEAEASGFLGTDDASLVEEAGGKVAIVQGDYRNIKLTTPDDLLIAEAILEAEKRNEHV from the coding sequence ATGAACTATGAAGTCGTCATTCTTGCTGCCGGGCAAGGCAAGCGAATGAACGCCGGGAAAAACAAACTGTTTATCGAGGCAAAAGGAATACCTGTTATAATTCATACTCTACAGGTGTTTGACAACCATGATGCCTGTAAAAGAATGATTTTAGTCATCAATGAGCAAGAATTCGGGGAATTCAACGCCCTTTTGAAACAATACCATTTCAAAACCCTGATCGAGGTCGTACCGGGAGGAAAGGAGCGCCAGCACAGCGTTTTTCAAGGCATCAAAGCGGCCGGAAGAGGGGAGATGGTCCTTGTTCATGACGGAGCAAGACCATTCATTAAACAGGAGCAGATCGAACAGCTCGTCAATAAAGCCGAACAAACAGGTGCTGCAATTTTGGCCGTCCCTGTTAAAGATACAATAAAACGCGTTCAAGACGATAAGATAGACGGAACGATCGAACGTTCAAGCTTGTGGGCCGCTCAAACCCCACAAGCTTTTCGTCTTTCTATTCTGATGAACGCTCATCTCGAAGCGGAAGCAAGTGGCTTTCTTGGAACCGATGACGCCAGCCTCGTCGAGGAAGCGGGCGGCAAGGTCGCGATTGTTCAAGGAGATTACCGGAATATTAAGCTGACGACTCCGGATGACTTGCTTATTGCCGAAGCGATATTAGAAGCGGAAAAGAGGAATGAACATGTTTAG
- the ispF gene encoding 2-C-methyl-D-erythritol 2,4-cyclodiphosphate synthase produces the protein MFRIGQGFDVHQLQEGRPLIIGGITIPYEKGLLGHSDADVLLHTIADACLGAIGEGDIGKHFPDTDPEFKDADSFKLLRRVWQLVKEKGYTLGNLDCTIIAQKPKMAPYIEDMRARIAEGLEAEVSQINVKATTTEKLGFTGRAEGIAAQASVLLQKA, from the coding sequence ATGTTTAGAATTGGACAAGGGTTTGACGTTCATCAGCTTCAAGAAGGCAGGCCGCTCATTATAGGGGGAATCACGATTCCTTATGAAAAGGGCCTTCTCGGACATTCAGATGCTGATGTACTTTTACATACGATTGCCGATGCCTGCCTCGGTGCCATCGGGGAAGGCGATATCGGGAAGCATTTTCCCGATACCGATCCTGAATTCAAAGATGCCGATTCATTTAAGCTTCTTCGCCGCGTATGGCAGCTTGTGAAAGAAAAAGGCTATACGCTTGGAAACCTTGATTGTACAATCATCGCTCAAAAACCAAAGATGGCTCCCTACATCGAAGACATGAGAGCCAGAATTGCCGAAGGATTGGAAGCGGAAGTTTCGCAAATTAATGTGAAAGCGACAACGACGGAAAAGCTCGGGTTTACGGGAAGAGCTGAAGGAATTGCCGCCCAGGCTTCAGTTCTGCTCCAAAAGGCATAA
- the gltX gene encoding glutamate--tRNA ligase has protein sequence MGNEVRVRYAPSPTGHLHIGNARTALFNYLFARSQGGKFIIRIEDTDKKRNIEGGEQSQLNYLKWLGIDWDEGVDVGGEYGPYRQSERNDIYKTYYEELLEKGLAYKCYCTEEELEKEREEQAARGEMPRYSGKCRNLTKEEQEKLEAEGRQPSIRFKVPQGEVITFNDIVKDEISFETDGIGDFVIVKKDGTPTYNFAVAVDDYLMKMTHVLRGEDHISNTPKQIMIYNAFGWDVPTFGHMTLIVNENRKKLSKRDESIIQFIEQYEELGYLPEALFNFIALLGWSPVGEEELFTKEQFIEIFDVNRLSKSPAVFDAHKLKWVNNQYVKKLDLDQVVELTVPHLQKAGKVSEELAGSEKDWVRKLISLYQEQLSFGAEIVELTELFFKDEIQYNREARTVLEEEQVPEVLRVFSEKLEQLEDFTADEIKQSIKAVQKETGHKGKKLFMPIRVATTGQTHGPELPQSIELLGKDTVLKRLNNINQ, from the coding sequence ATGGGAAACGAAGTTCGCGTTCGTTATGCGCCGAGTCCAACCGGCCATTTACATATCGGGAATGCCAGAACGGCTCTCTTCAATTATTTGTTCGCCCGGAGCCAAGGCGGGAAGTTCATCATCCGCATTGAAGACACGGATAAAAAGCGGAATATTGAAGGCGGAGAGCAAAGCCAGCTCAACTATTTAAAATGGCTCGGGATCGACTGGGATGAAGGTGTGGATGTCGGCGGCGAATATGGACCATACCGCCAATCCGAAAGAAATGATATTTACAAGACATACTATGAGGAGCTTCTTGAAAAAGGCCTTGCTTATAAGTGCTACTGCACGGAAGAAGAGCTTGAAAAGGAACGGGAGGAACAGGCGGCCCGCGGAGAAATGCCGCGCTACTCCGGAAAATGCCGCAATTTGACGAAAGAAGAACAGGAAAAGCTTGAGGCTGAAGGCAGACAGCCGAGCATCCGCTTTAAAGTTCCTCAAGGTGAAGTCATCACCTTTAACGATATTGTCAAAGATGAAATTTCTTTTGAAACAGACGGCATCGGCGACTTTGTCATCGTAAAAAAAGATGGAACGCCGACTTACAATTTTGCGGTGGCGGTCGATGACTATCTGATGAAAATGACGCATGTGCTTCGCGGAGAGGATCATATTTCAAATACGCCGAAGCAGATTATGATATACAATGCGTTCGGCTGGGATGTCCCGACTTTTGGACATATGACGCTGATCGTCAATGAAAACCGCAAAAAGCTCAGCAAACGCGATGAATCGATCATACAATTCATCGAACAGTACGAGGAGCTCGGCTATTTGCCGGAAGCGCTCTTTAACTTTATCGCGCTCCTTGGCTGGTCGCCTGTCGGAGAAGAAGAACTGTTTACAAAGGAACAGTTTATTGAGATATTTGATGTGAATCGTTTATCAAAATCACCGGCTGTGTTTGACGCGCATAAACTGAAATGGGTCAACAACCAGTATGTGAAAAAGCTTGACCTTGATCAGGTCGTTGAACTGACTGTCCCCCACTTGCAGAAAGCTGGCAAGGTTTCCGAAGAGCTCGCCGGAAGCGAAAAGGATTGGGTTCGCAAGCTGATTTCCCTCTACCAGGAGCAGCTCAGCTTCGGTGCAGAAATTGTCGAGTTAACAGAGTTGTTCTTTAAAGACGAAATCCAGTATAATCGTGAAGCAAGGACGGTTTTAGAAGAAGAACAGGTTCCGGAAGTGCTGCGGGTGTTTTCCGAAAAGCTTGAACAGCTTGAGGATTTTACTGCGGATGAGATTAAGCAATCGATCAAAGCCGTTCAGAAGGAAACGGGGCATAAAGGGAAAAAGCTGTTTATGCCGATCCGCGTGGCGACAACCGGCCAAACTCACGGGCCTGAGCTGCCTCAGTCCATTGAGCTGTTAGGAAAAGACACCGTTTTAAAACGGCTGAATAACATTAATCAATAA
- the cysE gene encoding serine O-acetyltransferase yields MFFKMLKEDVDVVFDQDPAARSYFEVILTYSGLHAIWAHRIAHALYKRKRFFIARIISQIARFFTGIEIHPGAKIGRRFFIDHGMGVVIGETCEIGNNVTVFQGVTLGGTGKEKGKRHPTIEDDALISTGAKVLGSITIGRGSKIGAGSVVLHDVPECSTVVGIPGRVVVQNGKKIKRDLNHQDLPDPVADRFKELENEIRQLKQELQRKEREDEL; encoded by the coding sequence GTGTTTTTTAAAATGCTGAAAGAAGACGTAGATGTTGTTTTTGACCAAGATCCGGCTGCAAGAAGTTATTTCGAAGTCATCTTAACATATTCAGGATTGCATGCTATATGGGCGCACCGAATTGCACATGCTTTATATAAAAGAAAAAGATTTTTTATCGCCAGAATCATCTCTCAAATCGCCCGCTTCTTTACGGGAATCGAAATTCATCCGGGGGCAAAGATCGGCAGGAGGTTTTTCATCGATCACGGGATGGGGGTCGTAATCGGCGAAACCTGTGAGATCGGCAACAATGTCACGGTTTTTCAAGGCGTAACGCTCGGAGGGACAGGAAAAGAAAAAGGAAAAAGGCATCCGACAATCGAGGATGATGCTCTCATATCAACAGGGGCAAAGGTGCTGGGCTCGATTACGATTGGGAGAGGATCAAAGATCGGCGCTGGGTCCGTCGTCCTGCACGACGTCCCTGAATGCTCCACCGTTGTCGGCATCCCGGGGCGCGTCGTCGTGCAAAATGGCAAGAAAATTAAGCGCGACCTGAATCATCAGGATTTGCCCGATCCGGTGGCTGACCGCTTTAAAGAGCTGGAAAATGAAATCAGGCAGCTGAAACAGGAGCTCCAGAGAAAAGAAAGGGAAGATGAGCTGTGA
- the cysS gene encoding cysteine--tRNA ligase — MTLKLYNTLTRKKEPFVPIEEGKVKMYVCGPTVYNYIHIGNARPAIVYDTVRKYLEYKGYDVQYVSNFTDVDDKLIKAANELGEEVPVIAERFIKAYFEDVGSLGCTKADCHPRVTENMDEIIDFIQTLIDKGYAYEADGDVYYKTRSFEGYGKLSHQSVDELRSGARIQVGEKKEDALDFTLWKAAKDNEISWESPWGKGRPGWHIECSAMARKYLGDSIDIHAGGQDLAFPHHENEIAQSEALTGKPFAKYWLHNGYINIDNEKMSKSLGNFVLVHDIIKEHDPQVLRFFMLSVHYRHPINYSVELLENTKNAFGRLKTAYSNLQHRLKSSTNLTEGDSEWLEKIEEQRNAFETAMDDDFNTANAISVLFDLAKHANYYLQEKNTAEHVIQAFLQLFDEICTVLGFSLKEQELLDREVEELIEKRNEARKNRDFATSDQIRDKLKSMNIILEDTPQGTRWKRGES, encoded by the coding sequence GTGACACTTAAACTGTATAATACACTCACGCGAAAAAAAGAGCCGTTTGTGCCTATTGAAGAAGGCAAGGTCAAAATGTATGTGTGCGGTCCGACCGTCTATAACTACATCCATATCGGAAACGCAAGGCCGGCTATCGTTTATGATACGGTCAGAAAGTATTTAGAGTATAAAGGCTATGACGTCCAATATGTCTCCAATTTTACAGATGTCGATGACAAATTAATTAAAGCGGCTAATGAGCTTGGAGAGGAAGTGCCGGTCATCGCCGAACGCTTTATTAAGGCATACTTCGAAGACGTCGGTTCACTGGGCTGCACAAAAGCTGACTGCCATCCGCGCGTCACTGAAAACATGGATGAAATCATCGATTTTATTCAGACGCTGATCGATAAGGGCTATGCCTATGAGGCGGACGGAGATGTTTATTATAAAACAAGATCGTTTGAAGGCTATGGAAAGCTGTCTCACCAATCGGTCGATGAGCTGAGATCAGGCGCCCGGATTCAAGTGGGCGAAAAGAAAGAAGATGCGCTCGATTTTACATTATGGAAAGCGGCTAAAGATAACGAAATCTCCTGGGAAAGCCCTTGGGGAAAAGGCCGTCCCGGCTGGCATATCGAGTGCTCTGCGATGGCGAGAAAATATTTGGGCGATTCGATCGACATTCACGCCGGCGGTCAGGATCTGGCCTTCCCGCATCATGAAAACGAAATTGCCCAATCGGAAGCATTGACAGGGAAGCCGTTCGCGAAATATTGGCTTCATAACGGCTACATTAATATCGATAATGAAAAAATGTCAAAATCGCTCGGCAACTTTGTGCTTGTGCATGACATTATTAAAGAGCATGATCCGCAAGTGCTGCGATTTTTCATGCTGTCTGTTCATTACAGACATCCGATCAACTATTCGGTCGAACTTCTCGAGAACACAAAAAACGCTTTTGGGCGTCTAAAAACAGCTTATAGCAATTTGCAACACCGCCTGAAAAGCAGTACAAATTTAACAGAGGGCGATTCCGAATGGCTTGAAAAAATCGAGGAGCAAAGAAACGCATTTGAAACGGCAATGGATGACGATTTTAACACGGCGAATGCGATTTCCGTCCTGTTTGACCTGGCCAAACACGCCAACTACTATCTGCAGGAGAAAAATACCGCTGAACACGTCATTCAAGCATTCCTTCAGCTGTTTGATGAAATTTGCACTGTGCTCGGCTTTTCGCTCAAGGAGCAAGAGCTGTTGGACAGGGAAGTCGAGGAGCTGATCGAAAAGCGGAACGAAGCACGCAAAAACCGCGACTTTGCCACATCAGACCAAATTCGCGACAAGCTGAAAAGCATGAACATCATCTTGGAGGATACTCCTCAAGGAACGCGCTGGAAAAGAGGAGAATCATAA
- the rlmB gene encoding 23S rRNA (guanosine(2251)-2'-O)-methyltransferase RlmB — MSQQHDYVIGKNAVIETLKSDRELYKLWMAENTVKGQAQQVVDLAAKKGITIHYVPRKKLDQMVDGQHQGVVAQVAAYKYAELDDLFQKAEDRNEQPFIIVLDEIEDPHNLGSIMRTADAVGAHGIIIPKRRAVGLTTTVAKASTGAIEHIPVAKVTNLARTLDDMKERGIWVVGTDASGQQDYRSMDGNMPIALVIGSEGKGMGRLVKEKCDFLIRLPMAGKVTSLNASVAAGLLLYEVYRKRSPLGD; from the coding sequence ATGAGTCAGCAGCACGATTATGTCATAGGGAAAAACGCGGTAATTGAAACGTTGAAATCGGACCGTGAACTGTACAAGCTTTGGATGGCTGAAAACACAGTGAAGGGACAGGCTCAGCAAGTCGTTGACCTCGCAGCGAAAAAAGGCATCACGATTCATTATGTCCCGCGAAAAAAGCTTGATCAAATGGTTGATGGCCAGCATCAGGGCGTCGTCGCTCAGGTGGCGGCTTACAAGTATGCGGAGCTGGACGACCTTTTTCAAAAGGCCGAAGACAGAAATGAACAGCCGTTTATCATCGTTTTGGATGAAATCGAAGACCCGCATAATCTGGGATCGATTATGCGGACGGCTGACGCAGTCGGCGCCCACGGCATCATCATTCCGAAAAGGCGTGCCGTCGGCCTTACGACGACTGTCGCCAAAGCCTCGACAGGTGCGATAGAACATATTCCGGTTGCGAAAGTAACGAACTTGGCCCGGACATTGGATGATATGAAAGAGCGGGGCATCTGGGTCGTCGGCACCGATGCGTCAGGACAGCAGGACTACAGATCGATGGACGGAAACATGCCAATCGCGCTTGTCATCGGCAGCGAAGGCAAAGGCATGGGAAGGCTTGTCAAGGAAAAATGCGACTTTCTCATCCGCCTGCCCATGGCGGGAAAAGTCACATCGCTGAACGCCTCGGTTGCGGCCGGTCTTTTGCTGTATGAAGTCTACCGGAAACGAAGCCCTCTAGGAGATTAG
- the rae1 gene encoding ribosome-dependent mRNA decay endonuclease Rae1/YacP, translated as MDILLVDGYNMIGAWPQLKDLKANSFEEARDLLIQKMAEYQSYTGFRVIVVFDAHLVKGIEKKRINHRVEVIFTRENETADERIEKLASDLNNIQTQIHVATSDYTEQWAIFGQGALRKSARELLREVEAIERKIEKRVKKITSERPVGKIPLSEDVLKIFEKWRRGDLD; from the coding sequence ATGGACATCCTGTTAGTCGACGGCTATAACATGATTGGGGCATGGCCTCAGCTGAAAGATTTGAAAGCGAACAGCTTTGAAGAAGCCAGGGACCTTTTGATTCAAAAAATGGCGGAATATCAATCATACACCGGTTTTCGGGTCATTGTTGTCTTTGATGCGCATCTTGTCAAAGGGATCGAGAAAAAACGAATCAATCACCGCGTGGAGGTGATTTTCACAAGGGAAAATGAAACGGCCGACGAACGGATTGAAAAGCTTGCGTCAGATTTGAACAACATTCAGACGCAGATCCACGTTGCCACATCCGATTATACGGAGCAGTGGGCGATCTTTGGCCAGGGGGCACTGCGCAAATCGGCCAGGGAGCTGCTCAGGGAAGTTGAAGCGATTGAAAGAAAAATCGAAAAGAGGGTGAAAAAAATCACCTCAGAACGTCCTGTCGGGAAAATTCCTTTATCAGAAGATGTCCTGAAGATCTTTGAAAAATGGCGGCGGGGCGATTTGGATTAG
- the sigH gene encoding RNA polymerase sporulation sigma factor SigH: MNLQNNQGKFSKEQFSKEQFCQLEDEQVIEMVHVGDSDALDYLITKYRNFVRAKARSYFLIGADREDIVQEGMIGLYKSIRDFREDKLTSFKAFAELCITRQIITAIKTATRQKHIPLNSYVSLDKPIYDEESDRTLLDVISGAKVMNPEELIINQEEFDDIELKMGELLSDLERKVLALYLDGRSYQEISEELNRHVKSIDNALQRVKRKLEKYLELREISL; this comes from the coding sequence GTGAACTTACAAAACAACCAGGGAAAATTCAGCAAGGAACAGTTCAGCAAAGAACAGTTTTGCCAGTTGGAAGACGAGCAGGTCATTGAAATGGTTCATGTCGGAGACAGTGATGCGTTAGATTATTTGATTACAAAGTACCGTAATTTTGTAAGGGCAAAAGCGAGATCCTACTTTTTAATCGGGGCTGATCGGGAAGATATCGTTCAGGAAGGCATGATCGGACTCTACAAATCTATCCGTGATTTTAGAGAGGACAAGCTGACTTCATTCAAAGCTTTTGCAGAATTATGCATTACCCGCCAAATTATTACCGCTATCAAAACAGCTACTCGTCAGAAACATATTCCGCTCAATTCGTATGTGTCGCTGGACAAGCCCATTTATGACGAAGAGTCAGACCGGACGCTTCTCGATGTGATTTCAGGAGCGAAAGTGATGAACCCTGAGGAACTGATTATCAATCAGGAAGAATTCGATGACATCGAGCTGAAGATGGGAGAATTGCTTAGTGATTTGGAAAGAAAAGTTCTTGCGCTCTATCTCGACGGAAGATCCTATCAGGAAATCTCTGAAGAATTAAACCGCCATGTAAAATCAATCGACAATGCGCTTCAGCGCGTCAAAAGGAAGCTTGAAAAGTACCTCGAGCTCCGCGAGATCAGCTTGTAG
- the rpmG gene encoding 50S ribosomal protein L33 produces the protein MKKKITLACKNCGNRNYTTMKSSAALAERLEVKKYCNNCNSHTVHLETK, from the coding sequence ATGAAGAAAAAAATAACGTTGGCCTGTAAAAATTGCGGAAACCGTAATTATACGACAATGAAAAGCTCCGCAGCTTTGGCTGAACGGCTCGAAGTAAAGAAATACTGCAATAACTGCAATTCACATACAGTACATCTGGAAACAAAATAG